TGCCTTATCCCCCTTACCCACCATGCCCTCCAGGCAGAAAGGGGGAAGCTAGAGACCTGGGCCATCCAGGTCTACTGCTGGCATATGGGGAAGAGGCTTGGAAGAATGCAGCACCTCTTCAGGAGAACCCAGGGAGTTACCACCAGGTAACTGGAGACACTCTGGCCTGAGGCTCCTGTCACAGCCTTTCCCACTCCCTCCCCAGGTGGAAGCTATGTAGTAATTTGCACTTCCCTgttccagctataccactgcagGAGGGATGAGTACCTACCTCCACATGCCCCACAGGAGACACTAGATGTGGGCAGATTCCAGCGACTGCCCCAGCTAGACCACCCCAACCTAATCCAACGCAAGGCCATCTCAGGTAAGTGTCTGGGACCTGAGCTGTTCTCCATAAGGTTCCCAGGGTTCAGACAAGGTAACTGGGGGTTTGCTACATGGGCCCCATCCTACAGAGAACAGGTGAGCCTCTCATGTTTTAAAACGTCTTAAACCAGCCCAGTTGCTCCCAAagaggtgtgttttttttttgttttttgagacatggtttgtgtgtagccctggcttgtaactctgtagactaagctatCCTCagactcagatatccacctgcctctgcctcctgagtactgggattaaagcctgGCTCAACCTTTAGGTATGTAATGGGCTTAACAGCTCCAATTTCAGGGGTAAAGGGGCTCAACACTTCTGACACACCTGGAAGTGTGTAGAAGAAATGCCCTAACTCTATTATCCACCCATCTCCAGGTTATGCTGGCTTTGTCCCCCGGTTTGCCTGGGTAATGGGGATGAATTACCGTGATGGCGTCACACAAGCTATGGATGACTTTGACAAGAACCAGGTAGGAAAACACGCTCCTAGCCAGGCTTCCACATACCTCAACATGGTCAGGCCTCCCTGCAGTCTTGCTCCGACTCCCTCCTTAAAGATCTTTTTCTAGGGGTCATCCTTAAGGCCAAGATCATTCAGGCTGTTCACATAAGGTTTGATTCCCTACCCTAGTAAGGAGGTGGGGGTGTCAGTCAGATGGATAAAAATGCCCAAAGGCATGATCTTGGTCACCAGTGGGCAAACAGCATCTATTCATTTCTCCAGTTCCTGTTCAGACACCCAGTCTGTGCACTGGGTGAAAGGCTGCCTAAGACCCACTGGCCAAACACCACCATTTACAGAAGCCAAGGCCTGATTCCTTTCTACATGGGCTTCATCCCATGTGAGTACTGCTCCCCACCAGAAGCCCATACTTAAGGGCAAGTTTATACTACATACCAAACCTGTGACAGGGTCACATGGTCCTGCATTTTAACTGCCACACTTGCTGATAACCAGTTGTTGGCCCACTGGCCAGAGTCCCAGTTTGGACTTGGACTAACTACCTAGTCAGTATGGGGCTCACAGTCATGCCACTAAGCTGTCAAGGATACTCCATGCCTAGACTCTAGAGAAGCTGCTCTGGTTCACAGCCTGCACTGACCTCTCCAATGTGCTAATCCCGGGAACTCAGTTTAAGCCTTTCTTCCTTGCAGCCATGCAGGACAACTATGCACTGACATTCGGGAACAGCACCCGAAAAGCCTATCAGAAGGAACTGGAGAGGCGAAGCCACACACTATGAATTGCTTTAATGGTGGTATCTGTACAAGTGATGTCAGGACACAGGACAGCAAATGCACAGTGGACATGGCTAGCAGACAGGCTGTGAATGAATAAAGAGTTCACACTGCTCCCATGCTCTAGCGACTAAGACAGCTCTAAGCcacctcctcctcagcctcctcctcaaactctccctcttcctcagctgTAGCATCCTGGTACTGTTGGTACTCGGACACCAGGTCATTCATGTTGCTTTCAGCTTCGGTGAACTCCATCTCATCCATGCCCTCACCCGTGTACCAGTGTAGGAAGGCCTTGCGTCGGAACATGGCTGTGAACTGCTCTGAGATGCGTTTGAACAGCTCCTGAATAGCAGTGCTGTTGCCGATGAAGGTGGCGGACATTTTTAGGCCCCGGGGTGGAATGTCACAGACAGCTGTTTTCACATTGTTGGGGATCCACTCAACAAAGTAGCTGCTGTTCTTGTTTTGGACGTTAAGCATCTGTTCGTCCACCTCCTTCATAGACATGCGGCCCCTGAACACAGCAGCCACAGTCAAGTAGCGGCCATGGCGGGGATCACAGGCAGCCATCATGTTCTTGGCATCAAACATCTGCTGGGTGAGCTCAGGAACTGTCAGGGCACGGTACTGCTGGCTTCCCCGGCTGGTCAAGGGGGCAAAGCCAGGCATGAAGAAGTGCAGGCGAGGGAAGGGCACCATATTTACAGCCAGTTTCCGCAAGTCAGCATTTAGCTGGCCAGGGAACCGCAGGCAAGTGGTTACCCCACTCATGGTGGCAGACACTAGATGGTTCAGGTCACCATAAGTGGGTGTGGTCAGCTTTAGGGTTCTGAAGCAGATATCATAGAGTGCTTCATTATCAATACAATAGGTCTCATCTGTGTTTTCAACCAGCTGGTGGACTGAAAGGGTGGCATTGTAGGGCTCAACCACTGTGTCTGACACCTTGGGGGAAGGTACCACACTGAAGGTGTTCATGATTCTGTCTGGGTACTCCTCTCGGATCTTGCTGATAAGGAGGGTACCCATCCCAGACCCAGTCCCCCCACCCAGGGAGTGGGTCAGCTGGAAGCCCTGCAGGCAGTCACAGCTCTCGGCTTCCTTCCTCACAACGTCCAACACCGAGTCAACCAGCTCTGCACCTTCTGTGTAGTGCCCCTTGGCCCAGTTGTTCCCAGCCCCACTCTGACCTGTAAGAGAAAACAGCAGGTCACTAACTAGGTATGTGCCCAAGGGGCCAAACAGCACAAGGTGACGCTAAATAAAGTGTAGAGACCCACAAGAACCTACCaggttaaaggaaaaaaaaaaaggcgggggGATGGTGCTGTGCAtaatggcacatgcttttaatcccagcatttgggaagaagCAGGTagctctgagtttaaggccagcctagtctaaagttacaggacagccagggatacatataCATAGGTCCTGGGGTGGGGTAGAGGGATGAGGGGTAGGCGGGACAGACGCAGATGTACACAACACACTAGAGCTAAGACAATAAATACTTCCAAAGGCACCCCTAGCAATATTCAAGGAGAGCACAGGTGCCCCTGCCACTAGGTCAGCTTTTCGCTCATACTCTCTACTAAGCAATTAGCCTAACCGCAGACAGCTGGACCTTCTTCCTAAAGCTGCTTTCCGCCAAAGGATTGAGTGACTCAGAGGACAAGAAAATGTACACCTGGGCGGCTAGTAAGCAGGAACTTTAGGTCAGCTGCTTGACCTTTGAGCCTCATGGGTAGCAAGCCCCGTCCACACCCCCACCACACTCACCAAAGACGAAGTTATCAGGTCTGAAGATCTGCCCGAAGGGCCCTGAACGCACCGAGTCCATGGTGCCGGGCTCCAAGTCCACGAGCACGGCGCGGGGCACATACTTGCCACCTGGTGGGACAGGGGGACGTCAAGTGTGCTCAACTGGAAGGGTGGTCAGAAGGACGGACAGGGTAGAGGAGCCTTACCGGTGGCCTCGTTGTAGTACACATTGATGCGCTCCAGTTGGAGGTCGCTATCTCCGTGGTAAGTGCCAGTGGGATCGATGCCATGCTCGTCGCTGATCACCTCCCAGAACTGCAAGGGAGTCGGGCGTTAGCTGAGTCACGCCGGCCGGTGCGCTCCAAGGCAGCCCCGCCCCGGATGGGTGCGGCAggcccttccccccaccccaccccactcaggTCTCTTGAGCGCCAGGGCGACCGATCCCTAAGGGCCGCGCACCGTCCGCCCCACCGCCACCAGCCACCGGCTCTATGTCTCGGCCCAGAGTACGCCGGTAACCAGGACGCAATGAAGGGCGACGCTGCCGGACGCTTCCGCCATTTTCCCCTGCTGGCTGTCCCAGTGCGTCCGTCCCGCAGAAACCTGGCCTCCTACCTTGGCGCCAATCTGGTTGCCGCACTGCCCAGCCTGCAGGTGCACGATCTCCCTCATGGCGGCGGCGACTGCGGACCGGCTGTATAGTAGGAACACTTAGGGAGGAGCAGGCGCACAGAGTGCTACAACCGACGCTCTGCCAACATTTATATACGTCGTACGACCCGCCCTTGCCAGCACGGGATTGGGCTTTCAGAACGAGGCCACGAAATACCCTTGTTTGATTGGCTATTTTTCCGTCAATCGAGCGGTCTGGGGCCCGCCTTCCCAACGATATACGCTCATTATTGGTCAGTACTGCCTGAGGTTCTCCCTATCAGAATCTCCGCCCTGGCGCCGCAGTGCTCAATCTATTGGGTGTTTCAAATGATTGATTTGCACTCCCATTGGCTGCCTCCTGGGAGCCCTCCGAGAGCCTGACAGTATTGGCTGCGCTGTTTTGGCGTCCTGGTAACCGCCGCAGTGCAGCGCGCGGGCGGGACGAGGAAAGCCAGCTTCCGGCTGAAAGGGAGGGGGCGTCTTTTCAGAGCTTTGTGGGCTCGGGCTGCTCTGGCAGCTGCTGCTGGGGAGAGAAAGGGACCTCGGGCACTGCGGTCCGGAACACACCTTGCAAGCTTCCTAGCTGAGGCAAATTGAAACACTAACAATAATAAGCTCTGGCGGAGGCGCTGGGCCCTCCCGGGATGCACTGGGCAGGCTCGGGGTCCTCTCGCTCCGGGAGGGCCATCCCTCCGCCCCTTCGGACGCACTAGATGTTGTGGAAACCTGCTGGCCAGGAGCCGGTTTCCTTGGAGCTTGAGCTCCAAGTGCATGCAGAGCTGCATGGAGACTACAGGGCTGGGCATGCCTGGCCATGactgagagaaaaacaaacaaacgtgtGCAAGTCCCTGTCCTGTAATGGATCGCATGGAGAACAGTACATGTACATAagtctatacatttttttttttttcagtgtcaggTCCAAAGCATCCCTACCCACAAAATGGCAGTGCTGACATTATCCTAAACAGGACTTGGCCGGGTAAACAAGCTTAAAGGTTTCTGATACCAGAAGAGCAGGTGATTTCTGTTCACCCTAACTTTAACCTTCCTGCTCAAATCAACTACCTCTGTGGAAGGCAAGTCGTTCTGAATCGATTCTTTTCCTCCATTTGTTCCCCCACCAATGGCCTTGGCCTTTTGATCCCCAATATCTTTCTACCCATGAAATAGTCTAGTTGTTAATTTCTCTACACCATTGCTTATATGAGGCAGAGTCTTCTGTCCTGTAACATGGAATTCAGACTGGCTTCGATCTGCCTTAGCCTCCAGAATGCAAGGATTACAGTTCTTAGCCTCCATGTCTGACTTGTAACTTTTTAAAGGAATGTTACACTGTGGGGTCTGTCCCAGTCTAGCCACCAAGCTTCTGTACGTCTGGCTTTTGGGATGAAAACTAAGGGTGttgccggacggtggtggcgcacgcctttaatcccagcacttggggaggcagaggcaggcagatttctgagttagaggccagcctggtctacagagagagttccaggacagccaggactacacagagaaaccctgtctaaaataaaaataaaaataaaaaaatctaagggTGTTATGCAATCCCTACTGGTTGTGGTATCCAAGTACCAACCATGTCACAAGGAAAATAACATCAGGACAAGCAGAGTCCTAGGTCCTAAGCAGCATCATTCTGTTGCTGTATACAAGATGTAGTCCTATTGTTCATGTGCCAGTCTCTAGCAAGACCTGACTGTCTTGCCCTTTCCCCAGAAGGGTAGTTCAGGAAGGGTGGGCTGAGTTCTGTTGACCACACTGACAGGACCCATACCTTAGGAGGTTTAAATGAGGTACCAGATCACTTTTTGGCATGCTGAGGGTTGTCTCAATGCCTAGAATATCTTCTGAGTTGAAGACATACTGGCCCTACAGAGTAGCTTAGCTGCTGAGAACCTCATAGGCAGCAGACATCTACGAAAGAAGCAGAagttctgtacttttttttttgtttgttttttgagacagggtttctctgtgtagccctggctgtcctggaactcactcagtagaccaggctggtctcgaactcagaaatctgcctgcctctgcctcccaagtgctgggattaaagacgtgcgccaccactgcccggcagaagtTCTGTACTTTAACACAAAGACCTTCCTGGGCTTCTTTGAGATGT
The nucleotide sequence above comes from Arvicanthis niloticus isolate mArvNil1 chromosome 6, mArvNil1.pat.X, whole genome shotgun sequence. Encoded proteins:
- the Cimip2a gene encoding ciliary microtubule inner protein 2A isoform X2, which gives rise to MAATQKHNLFTPEPHYIPGYAGFYPQLRYQVGNTYGRTTAQLLTDPSVQKSPCSVLSPISKPKFIEDFSKPKPPWIPCRDLTEPYIPHYTSLKPYKNFEILGRLPRQEVDTQGPPQVENISRQGPLPAGFMPYPPYPPCPPGRKGEARDLGHPGLLLAYGEEAWKNAAPLQENPGSYHQLYHCRRDEYLPPHAPQETLDVGRFQRLPQLDHPNLIQRKAISGYAGFVPRFAWVMGMNYRDGVTQAMDDFDKNQFLFRHPVCALGERLPKTHWPNTTIYRSQGLIPFYMGFIPSMQDNYALTFGNSTRKAYQKELERRSHTL
- the Tubb4b gene encoding tubulin beta-4B chain, which gives rise to MREIVHLQAGQCGNQIGAKFWEVISDEHGIDPTGTYHGDSDLQLERINVYYNEATGGKYVPRAVLVDLEPGTMDSVRSGPFGQIFRPDNFVFGQSGAGNNWAKGHYTEGAELVDSVLDVVRKEAESCDCLQGFQLTHSLGGGTGSGMGTLLISKIREEYPDRIMNTFSVVPSPKVSDTVVEPYNATLSVHQLVENTDETYCIDNEALYDICFRTLKLTTPTYGDLNHLVSATMSGVTTCLRFPGQLNADLRKLAVNMVPFPRLHFFMPGFAPLTSRGSQQYRALTVPELTQQMFDAKNMMAACDPRHGRYLTVAAVFRGRMSMKEVDEQMLNVQNKNSSYFVEWIPNNVKTAVCDIPPRGLKMSATFIGNSTAIQELFKRISEQFTAMFRRKAFLHWYTGEGMDEMEFTEAESNMNDLVSEYQQYQDATAEEEGEFEEEAEEEVA
- the Cimip2a gene encoding ciliary microtubule inner protein 2A isoform X1, yielding MAATQKHNLFTPEPHYIPGSGFSPASLHSYAGFYPQLRYQVGNTYGRTTAQLLTDPSVQKSPCSVLSPISKPKFIEDFSKPKPPWIPCRDLTEPYIPHYTSLKPYKNFEILGRLPRQEVDTQGPPQVENISRQGPLPAGFMPYPPYPPCPPGRKGEARDLGHPGLLLAYGEEAWKNAAPLQENPGSYHQLYHCRRDEYLPPHAPQETLDVGRFQRLPQLDHPNLIQRKAISGYAGFVPRFAWVMGMNYRDGVTQAMDDFDKNQFLFRHPVCALGERLPKTHWPNTTIYRSQGLIPFYMGFIPSMQDNYALTFGNSTRKAYQKELERRSHTL
- the Cimip2a gene encoding ciliary microtubule inner protein 2A isoform X4, with translation MAATQKHNLFTPEPHYIPGYAGFYPQLRYQVGNTYGRTTAQLLTDPSVQKSPCSVLSPISKPKFIEDFSKPKPPWIPCRDLTEPYIPHYTSLKPYKNFEILGRLPRQEVDTQGPPQVENISRQGPLPAGFMPYPPYPPCPPGRKGEARDLGHPGLLLAYGEEAWKNAAPLQENPGSYHQLYHCRRDEYLPPHAPQETLDVGRFQRLPQLDHPNLIQRKAISGYAGFVPRFAWVMGMNYRDGVTQAMDDFDKNQPCRTTMH